Proteins from a single region of Nakamurella deserti:
- a CDS encoding VanW family protein, protein MPDDVRPSPGSETPTADETPTTVVPAADATPTRVSPAVDARAADDEAADVLPLEQEEPEPAPARRGRTTALVVAAVVLLLGGVYLVDWLLTKNDLERGTTIAGVDVGGLSPEQAQARLERELDTLRAPIPMSSHGADITLDPTASGLSTDTAATVAAAGTRSANPFTRIGSLFGRTTEVPLIATADEATLGGALRYIGLTSDVAAVEGQLTVTGTEVTTVEPVPGEQLDVAAATTLVADAWTSGDPAAARGLTLPVTEQPVRVSPGALAAAAADARAVLAGPLTVVAADTTVTVPVETIAAALSVTPDAADGFTVAVDRAAVGAAFLPQAEAAQTPPVDASIGIVDNAPVITPAVDGRTLDAAATDAALDAALRAPDRTLTVAYATTPPAVTTADIEALGIKEVVSEFTTGGFASDSGQNVRRVAEQVQGAIIRPGETFSLNGYTGQRSAAQGYVEAGIIQDGVASRAVGGGISQFATTLYNASYFAGFTDVEHKAHSYYISRYPPGREATVFEAEDGTSIIDVKFSNPTATAVLVQTVWTPDDITVRFWGTKSVEVESISGERYNFTSAPTKTIPYGQTCRATNGTQGFSIDNTRVIRDLAGVELSRETTTTVYNGQVRISCQPPPAPSTPPAAPSTPPAPEAPPAGG, encoded by the coding sequence GTGCCTGACGACGTCCGTCCCTCTCCGGGTTCCGAGACCCCGACCGCCGACGAGACACCGACGACCGTGGTGCCGGCGGCCGACGCGACCCCGACCAGGGTGTCGCCCGCGGTCGACGCCCGGGCCGCGGACGACGAGGCGGCGGACGTGCTGCCGCTCGAGCAGGAGGAGCCCGAGCCGGCCCCCGCTCGGCGGGGGAGGACGACGGCGCTCGTCGTCGCCGCGGTCGTGCTGCTGCTCGGCGGGGTGTACCTCGTCGACTGGCTGCTCACCAAGAACGACCTGGAGCGCGGCACCACCATCGCCGGCGTCGACGTCGGCGGCCTCAGCCCCGAGCAGGCGCAGGCCCGGCTGGAGCGCGAGCTCGACACCCTGCGGGCACCGATCCCGATGTCGTCCCACGGTGCGGACATCACCCTCGACCCCACCGCGTCGGGGTTGTCCACCGACACGGCGGCGACCGTCGCCGCGGCCGGGACCCGATCGGCCAACCCGTTCACCCGGATCGGCTCGCTCTTCGGCCGGACCACGGAGGTCCCGCTGATCGCCACCGCCGACGAGGCCACCCTCGGCGGTGCCCTCCGCTACATCGGCCTGACCTCCGACGTCGCCGCGGTCGAGGGGCAGCTGACGGTGACCGGTACCGAGGTCACCACCGTCGAGCCCGTGCCCGGCGAGCAGCTCGACGTCGCCGCCGCCACCACGCTCGTCGCCGACGCCTGGACCAGCGGAGACCCGGCCGCGGCCCGCGGTCTGACGCTGCCGGTGACTGAGCAGCCCGTCCGGGTGTCGCCCGGAGCGCTGGCCGCCGCCGCGGCCGACGCCCGGGCCGTGCTGGCCGGTCCACTGACCGTCGTCGCCGCCGACACCACCGTCACCGTCCCGGTCGAGACCATCGCCGCCGCGCTGTCGGTCACGCCCGACGCCGCCGACGGCTTCACCGTGGCCGTCGACCGGGCCGCCGTCGGGGCGGCCTTCCTGCCGCAGGCCGAGGCCGCGCAGACCCCGCCCGTCGACGCGTCCATCGGCATCGTCGACAACGCGCCGGTCATCACCCCCGCGGTGGACGGCCGGACCCTCGACGCGGCGGCGACCGACGCCGCCCTCGACGCCGCCCTGCGCGCACCCGACCGCACCCTGACCGTCGCGTACGCGACCACCCCGCCGGCGGTCACCACCGCCGACATCGAGGCGCTCGGCATCAAGGAGGTCGTCAGCGAGTTCACCACCGGCGGTTTCGCCAGCGACTCCGGGCAGAACGTCCGGCGGGTCGCGGAGCAGGTGCAGGGCGCGATCATCCGGCCGGGGGAGACGTTCTCGCTCAACGGGTACACCGGGCAACGCAGCGCGGCCCAGGGGTACGTGGAGGCCGGCATCATCCAGGACGGCGTCGCGTCGCGGGCCGTCGGCGGGGGCATCTCCCAGTTCGCCACCACCCTGTACAACGCCAGCTACTTCGCCGGGTTCACCGACGTTGAGCACAAGGCGCACTCGTACTACATCTCGCGCTACCCCCCGGGGCGGGAGGCCACCGTCTTCGAGGCGGAGGACGGCACCAGCATCATCGACGTCAAGTTCAGCAACCCGACGGCGACGGCGGTGCTGGTCCAGACGGTGTGGACGCCGGACGACATCACCGTCCGGTTCTGGGGGACGAAGTCGGTCGAGGTGGAGTCCATCTCGGGTGAGCGCTACAACTTCACCTCCGCGCCCACCAAGACCATCCCCTACGGCCAGACCTGCCGCGCCACGAACGGCACCCAGGGGTTCTCCATCGACAACACCCGGGTGATCCGCGACCTCGCCGGCGTCGAGCTGTCCCGCGAGACCACCACCACCGTCTACAACGGGCAGGTCAGGATCAGCTGCCAGCCGCCGCCCGCGCCGTCCACTCCGCCGGCCGCGCCGTCCACTCCGCCGGCCCCCGAGGCGCCTCCCGCGGGGGGCTGA
- a CDS encoding NAD-dependent epimerase/dehydratase family protein translates to MALHVVLGAGPVGTAIAEDLLTRGETVRVLTRRGTGPDGTERIALDVTDVDALVRNTAGAAVIYNAVNPPYDRWTTDWPPLAAAMLTAAEAAGAVLAVVDNLYPYGPVDGPMSAALPDRPSSVKGAVRQRMWEDALAAAAAGRIRAAVAVRGSDYVGPGPSLLTILIMDKLRAGRTALVPADLDAPHAWTNPADAGRLLVAAVLDPRGWNRYWLVPGPPAVSLRELVDRAARIEHTPAPRLRSMPVWMLRLAGLFDRTVRELVEMNYQFRRPFTLDTADTVAVFGDHHTPLDEGIRQTLGSPAGNWTVTRAY, encoded by the coding sequence ATGGCCCTTCACGTCGTTCTGGGAGCCGGCCCGGTCGGGACCGCGATCGCCGAGGACCTGCTGACCCGCGGCGAGACCGTCCGTGTCCTCACCCGCCGCGGCACCGGGCCCGACGGCACCGAGCGGATCGCCCTCGACGTCACCGACGTCGACGCACTGGTGCGAAACACCGCGGGCGCCGCCGTCATCTACAACGCGGTCAACCCGCCCTACGACCGGTGGACCACCGACTGGCCGCCGCTGGCAGCGGCGATGCTCACCGCCGCCGAGGCGGCCGGCGCGGTGCTCGCCGTCGTGGACAACCTCTACCCCTACGGGCCGGTCGACGGTCCCATGAGCGCAGCCCTCCCCGACCGGCCGAGCAGTGTGAAAGGTGCCGTCCGGCAACGGATGTGGGAGGACGCACTGGCCGCCGCCGCGGCCGGGCGGATCCGGGCCGCGGTAGCCGTCCGCGGGTCGGACTACGTCGGCCCCGGACCGTCGTTGCTGACCATCCTGATCATGGACAAGCTGCGCGCCGGCCGGACCGCGCTGGTACCGGCCGATCTCGACGCACCGCACGCCTGGACCAATCCGGCCGACGCCGGCCGGTTGCTGGTCGCCGCAGTTCTGGACCCGCGGGGCTGGAACCGGTACTGGCTGGTGCCCGGCCCGCCCGCGGTGTCGCTGCGGGAGCTGGTGGACCGGGCCGCGCGGATCGAGCACACGCCGGCGCCCCGGCTGCGCTCGATGCCGGTCTGGATGCTCCGCCTGGCGGGCCTGTTCGACCGCACGGTGCGGGAATTGGTGGAGATGAACTACCAGTTCCGTCGCCCGTTCACCCTCGACACCGCCGACACCGTGGCCGTGTTCGGTGACCACCACACCCCGTTGGACGAGGGCATCCGGCAGACGCTGGGTAGTCCGGCGGGCAACTGGACGGTCACCCGGGCGTACTGA
- a CDS encoding TetR/AcrR family transcriptional regulator produces the protein MSTVRDRVRAETIDGIKACARRQLAVDGADLSLRAIARELGMVSSAIYRYFAGRDELLTALIVDGYTALADRVEAQEGAVPRDRPAERFTAVGHAVRDWARAHRAEYALLYGSPVPGYAAPAETVAPVLRMTRILVEILVDAAGLGLRPAPVEVPERLRRDIVAGLAVVDRAGVDPALFARGFTAWASLFGVVSFELFGHSVGITDDFDALFAVQLAGLVEVVGLR, from the coding sequence ATGAGCACCGTCCGCGACCGCGTCCGCGCCGAGACCATCGACGGCATCAAGGCCTGCGCGCGGCGTCAGCTGGCCGTCGACGGAGCCGACCTGTCGCTGCGGGCCATCGCCCGCGAGCTGGGCATGGTGTCGTCGGCGATCTACCGCTACTTCGCCGGCCGCGACGAGCTGCTCACCGCCCTCATCGTCGACGGCTACACCGCACTGGCCGATCGGGTCGAGGCGCAGGAGGGGGCGGTGCCCCGGGACCGGCCGGCCGAGCGGTTCACCGCCGTCGGGCACGCGGTGCGCGACTGGGCCCGTGCGCACCGCGCCGAGTACGCGCTGCTCTACGGCAGCCCGGTTCCGGGGTACGCGGCGCCCGCGGAAACGGTGGCGCCGGTGCTGCGGATGACCCGCATCCTGGTCGAGATTCTCGTCGACGCTGCGGGTCTCGGGCTGCGACCGGCGCCGGTCGAGGTGCCCGAGCGGCTCCGCAGGGACATCGTCGCCGGCTTGGCGGTCGTCGACCGCGCCGGAGTGGACCCGGCCCTGTTCGCCCGCGGGTTCACCGCGTGGGCGTCGCTGTTCGGCGTGGTGAGCTTCGAACTGTTCGGCCACTCGGTCGGCATCACCGATGATTTCGACGCGTTGTTCGCGGTGCAGCTGGCCGGCCTGGTCGAGGTCGTCGGGCTGCGCTGA
- a CDS encoding helix-turn-helix domain-containing protein — protein MTQQVMTSHPGLSNNDQQRFAQVVTEKLRESRRRQKLTQADVANRTKGLVSKAALANYETGHRSLRIDVLWVIARALGEDLGHLLTLVEHEVAGAVTDEAPDAIGVRVAQLMRGTDPRLDPVRRWFGLRRGSAAEATEDEVVNLDNDALRALADLMQVSPADLRRMLTEHS, from the coding sequence ATGACGCAGCAGGTGATGACGAGCCATCCGGGGTTGTCCAACAACGACCAGCAGCGATTCGCGCAGGTCGTGACGGAGAAGCTGCGCGAGTCGCGGCGCCGCCAGAAGCTCACCCAGGCCGACGTGGCCAACCGGACCAAGGGTCTGGTCTCCAAGGCCGCGCTGGCCAACTACGAGACCGGTCACCGCTCGTTGCGGATCGACGTCCTGTGGGTCATCGCCCGGGCGCTCGGGGAGGACCTGGGCCACCTGTTGACCCTGGTCGAGCACGAGGTCGCCGGGGCCGTCACCGACGAGGCCCCGGACGCGATCGGTGTCCGGGTCGCCCAGCTGATGCGTGGCACCGATCCGCGGCTGGATCCGGTGCGCCGCTGGTTCGGGCTGCGCCGTGGGAGCGCCGCCGAGGCCACCGAGGACGAGGTCGTCAACCTCGACAACGACGCCCTGCGCGCTCTCGCCGACCTCATGCAGGTGAGCCCGGCCGACCTCCGCCGGATGCTCACCGAGCACTCCTGA
- a CDS encoding 3-hydroxyisobutyryl-CoA hydrolase: MSEPEVLARVEGALGHLTLNRPRSLNALTPTMIGDLHAALRDWADDPAVSAVLIDGAGDRGLCAGGDIKLLYAGIRGDSVVPLEFWTHEYRMNAAIAAFPKPFVAYMDGIVFGGGMGVSVHGSVRLVTARSSLAMPETAIGLAPDVGALYWYARMPGGLGTWAALTGARLGAGDALAAGLADLCWPVDGHAELVSRMRTGWVPRPVDGVAAPAASVTDADRAWIDDAYTRDTVDDIAAALAARPEPAAEASLALLRAMSPTAVKVTLAAVRRAATLTTVAEVLAQDLRVSSEFTRHPDLPEGIRAALIDRDRTPRWTPDRWEDVSDATVAAFFT, translated from the coding sequence ATGAGCGAACCCGAGGTGCTGGCCAGGGTGGAGGGTGCCCTCGGGCACCTCACGCTGAACCGGCCGCGCAGCCTGAACGCGCTGACCCCGACGATGATCGGCGATCTGCACGCCGCGCTGCGGGACTGGGCGGACGACCCGGCGGTGTCGGCCGTGCTGATCGACGGGGCCGGCGACCGCGGCCTGTGCGCGGGCGGCGACATCAAGCTGCTGTACGCCGGGATCCGCGGCGACTCGGTGGTGCCGCTGGAGTTCTGGACGCACGAGTACCGGATGAACGCCGCCATCGCCGCGTTCCCGAAGCCGTTCGTGGCCTACATGGACGGGATCGTGTTCGGCGGCGGGATGGGTGTCTCGGTGCACGGCAGCGTCCGGCTCGTGACGGCGCGGTCGTCGTTGGCGATGCCGGAGACCGCGATCGGACTCGCCCCGGACGTCGGGGCGCTGTACTGGTACGCCCGGATGCCCGGCGGTCTGGGCACCTGGGCCGCGCTCACCGGTGCGCGGCTCGGCGCCGGTGACGCCCTGGCGGCGGGACTGGCCGATCTGTGCTGGCCGGTCGACGGGCACGCCGAGCTGGTGTCCCGGATGCGCACCGGGTGGGTGCCGCGCCCGGTCGACGGGGTGGCGGCGCCGGCGGCCTCGGTGACCGATGCCGATCGGGCGTGGATCGACGACGCCTACACCCGCGACACCGTGGACGACATCGCGGCGGCCCTGGCCGCCCGGCCCGAGCCGGCCGCCGAGGCGTCGCTGGCCCTGCTGCGCGCGATGTCGCCGACCGCGGTCAAGGTGACCCTGGCGGCGGTCCGGCGCGCCGCGACGCTGACCACGGTGGCCGAGGTGCTCGCGCAGGACCTCCGGGTCAGCAGCGAGTTCACCCGGCACCCCGATCTCCCCGAGGGCATCCGGGCCGCGCTCATCGACAGGGACCGCACGCCCCGGTGGACACCCGACCGGTGGGAGGACGTGTCCGACGCGACGGTCGCCGCGTTCTTCACCTGA
- a CDS encoding M48 family metallopeptidase produces MFPRISPRAYEHPADRGVLATMRAVPGLSDILRTLSGIFPERGERLMALASSIRVGEKQYPRIEAMRQECAATLDLEAVPHVFIDRNPVAHAMTVGIDEPFIVLTTGLVEALDDDSLRFVIGHEMGHVLSGHAVLRTLLLRLLSLQHTVSWVPAGALGLRAVIAALREWFRKAELTADRAGLLCSQDPGAALRTHLFLAGGTDTDEIDIPSFLQQATEYENIGDIRDSIHKFRAVEGMSHPMAVVRAAQLQRWAASEDYRAILGGTYQRRDQDRPAGDLGDDLGSAATSYVNAAADSTDPIVTTLTSLGEQLAKAGSKIGEAAGRMFNRGPDTR; encoded by the coding sequence ATGTTCCCGCGGATCAGCCCACGGGCCTACGAGCACCCGGCCGACCGCGGCGTGCTGGCCACGATGCGCGCGGTCCCCGGGCTGTCGGACATCCTGCGCACACTGTCCGGCATCTTTCCCGAACGCGGTGAGCGGCTGATGGCGCTGGCCTCCTCCATCCGGGTGGGCGAGAAGCAGTATCCGCGGATCGAGGCGATGCGCCAGGAGTGCGCGGCGACCCTGGATCTCGAAGCCGTCCCGCACGTCTTCATCGACCGCAATCCGGTCGCCCACGCCATGACGGTCGGCATCGACGAGCCGTTCATCGTGCTCACCACCGGACTGGTCGAGGCGCTCGACGACGACAGCCTGCGGTTCGTCATCGGCCACGAGATGGGGCACGTGCTGTCCGGTCACGCGGTGCTGCGGACGTTGCTGCTGCGGCTGCTCAGCCTGCAGCACACCGTGTCCTGGGTGCCGGCCGGGGCGCTGGGCCTGCGTGCGGTGATCGCCGCGCTGCGCGAGTGGTTCCGCAAGGCCGAGTTGACCGCCGACCGTGCGGGGCTGCTGTGCAGCCAGGACCCGGGTGCCGCCCTGCGCACCCATCTGTTCCTGGCCGGCGGGACCGACACCGACGAGATCGACATCCCCTCGTTCCTGCAGCAGGCCACCGAGTACGAGAACATCGGCGACATCCGCGACTCCATCCACAAGTTCCGGGCCGTGGAAGGGATGAGCCACCCGATGGCGGTCGTCCGCGCCGCGCAGCTGCAGCGCTGGGCGGCGTCGGAGGACTACCGCGCCATCCTGGGCGGTACCTACCAGCGGCGCGACCAGGACAGGCCGGCCGGCGACCTCGGCGACGACCTCGGCTCGGCGGCGACGTCGTACGTGAACGCCGCAGCGGACTCCACCGACCCGATCGTGACGACGCTGACCTCGCTGGGGGAGCAGTTGGCCAAGGCCGGCTCGAAGATCGGCGAGGCGGCGGGACGGATGTTCAACCGGGGTCCCGACACCCGCTGA
- the arfB gene encoding alternative ribosome rescue aminoacyl-tRNA hydrolase ArfB, whose amino-acid sequence MPDDLPVSRTLVIPGAELSERFSRSGGPGGQGVNTADSRVELSWDAAASPALAAAGARDRVLAALAGRLVDGVLTIAASEHRTQLANRRAARLRLAALLRAAAAPPPATRRATRPTRGSKERRLAAKKVRSDVKRGRAGGWS is encoded by the coding sequence GTGCCCGACGACCTGCCCGTCAGCCGCACCCTGGTGATCCCGGGTGCGGAGCTGTCCGAACGCTTCTCGCGCTCCGGTGGGCCAGGTGGCCAGGGCGTGAACACCGCCGACAGCCGGGTCGAGTTGTCGTGGGACGCGGCGGCGTCGCCGGCGCTGGCCGCGGCCGGGGCGCGGGACCGGGTCCTGGCGGCCCTGGCCGGGCGGCTGGTCGACGGGGTGCTCACCATCGCCGCGAGCGAGCACCGCACCCAACTGGCCAACCGCCGCGCCGCCCGGCTGCGACTCGCCGCGCTGCTTCGCGCCGCCGCTGCGCCGCCGCCGGCCACCCGCCGGGCCACCCGGCCGACCCGCGGGTCGAAGGAACGTCGGCTGGCGGCCAAGAAGGTGCGCAGCGACGTCAAACGCGGTCGGGCCGGCGGCTGGAGCTGA